From Papilio machaon chromosome 2, ilPapMach1.1, whole genome shotgun sequence, the proteins below share one genomic window:
- the LOC106709261 gene encoding ADP-ribosylation factor 6: protein MGKLLSKIFGNKEMRILMLGLDAAGKTTILYKLKLGQSVTTIPTVGFNVETVTYKNVKFNVWDVGGQDKIRPLWRHYYTGTQGLIFVVDCADRDRIDEARQELHRIINDREMRDAIILIFANKQDLPDAMKPHEIQEKLGLTRIRDRNWYVQPSCATSGDGLYEGLTWLTSNHKL from the exons ATGGGGAAACTTCTATCGAAAATCTTTGGTAACAAGGAGATGAGGATATTGATGCTGGGACTCGATGCCGCTGGAAAGACTA ctattttatataagttaaaattaggTCAGTCAGTCACAACGATACCTACAGTTGGCTTCAACGTCGAAACCGTCACGTACAAGAACGTCAAATTTAACGTATGGGACGTCGGGGGGCAGGACAAGATCCGACCGCTATGGAGGCATTATTACAcag GCACGCAGGGCTTGATATTCGTGGTGGACTGCGCGGACCGCGATCGTATCGACGAGGCACGTCAGGAGCTACATCGCATCATCAACGACCGCGAGATGCGCGACGCTATCATACTCATCTTCGCCAACAAGCAAGACTTACCCGATG cGATGAAACCTCACGAGATCCAAGAGAAGCTGGGCCTGACGCGGATCCGCGACCGCAATTGGTACGTGCAGCCGTCGTGCGCGACCTCCGGCGACGGTCTGTACGAGGGCCTTACCTGGCTCACCAGCAACCACAAGTTATGA